The proteins below are encoded in one region of Pygocentrus nattereri isolate fPygNat1 chromosome 13, fPygNat1.pri, whole genome shotgun sequence:
- the gdf2 gene encoding growth/differentiation factor 2 — protein sequence MEGFRYLLLYLSLSLAGSCKGKPVELTQTLEHDLEEEDILNSRLEKFLGSMKEDFLRMLNLSGVPQEQRRIQPPPFMMELYNKYATDKSSIPRSDVIRSFLLQDVTQSATSENRTAHRLLFNVSVPHFEEVTLVQLRLFKLWERGQPAYDDTFTSINVYDVAHKQSQENLCLLDRRDLSDPEPSWEAFDVTSAVHGWLESRYGVGELEVEVERRGCGSFKGGGYNISLNLQDSTSPVLIVFSDDIENRKRQAKSKAIEMMSHEDESFLLKVDALEDYDGEVHLDRRPRRRKRQAQRNYCRRTSLRVNFKDIGWDQWIVAPPEYEAYECKGVCSFPLTNDVTPSKHAIIQTLMHLSNPKKANKACCVPTKLDPITVMYQDNGVITVRHLYEEMKVAKCGCR from the exons ATGGAGGGCTTTCGATATCTACTGCTCTACCTGAGCCTCAGCCTGGCTGGATCCTGTAAAGGAAAACCCGTAGAGCTCACTCAGACTCTGGAGCACGACCTGGAGGAAGAGGACATCCTGAATTCCAGGCTGGAGAAGTTTCTGGGGAGCATGAAGGAAGACTTCCTGAGGATGCTGAACCTGTCAGGGGTTCCTCAGGAGCAGAGGAGGATTCAGCCTCCTCCATTCATGATGGAACTCTATAACAAATATGCTACGGATAAGTCCTCCATCCCGCGCTCCGACGTCATCCGCAGTTTCCTTTTACAAG ATGTGACCCAATCAGCTACGAGCGAAAACAGGACCGCACACAGGCTactgttcaatgtttcagtCCCTCATTTCGAAGAGGTCACTTTGGTGCAGCTGCGACTCTTCAAGCTGTGGGAGAGAGGTCAACCGGCCTATGACGACACTTTCACTTCCATCAACGTTTATGATGTGGCACACAAGCAGAGCCAGGAGAACCTGTGCCTTCTGGACAGGAGAGACCTCAGTGACCCAGAGCCCAGTTGGGAGGCCTTTGACGTGACGAGCGCCGTCCACGGCTGGCTCGAATCGAGGTATGGTGTAGGTGAGCTAGAGGTTGAGGTGGAACGTCGGGGCTGCGGGTCGTTTAAAGGAGGCGGTTATAACATCAGCCTGAATTTGCAGGACAGCACCTCACCAGTTCTGATTGTCTTCTCGGACGACATTGAGAACAGGAAGAGGCAGGCCAAAAGCAAGGCCATAGAGATGATGAGTCATGAAGACGAGAGCTTTTTGCTGAAGGTGGACGCCTTGGAGGATTACGACGGCGAGGTCCACCTGGACCGCCGTCCCAGGAGGAGAAAGAGGCAGGCGCAGAGGAACTACTGccgaagaacctcgctgagggTGAACTTCAAGGACATCGGCTGGGACCAGTGGATCGTGGCGCCGCCTGAGTACGAAGCCTATGAATGCAAAGGGGTGTGCTCATTCCCCCTGACTAATGACGTGACCCCTTCCAAACATGCCATCATCCAAACTCTGATGCACCTGAGCAACCCGAAAAAAGCCAACAAAGCCTGCtgtgttcccacaaagctggacCCTATAACGGTCATGTACCAGGACAATGGCGTCATCACCGTGCGGCACCTGTATGAGGAGATGAAAGTGGCTAAATGCGGCTGTAGATAA
- the rbp3 gene encoding retinol-binding protein 3, with product MTQVLVVLVSLLAFSNVLYAFSPTLIRDMAKVLMDNYCSPEKLAGMEEAIDAASSNTEILAIEDPTVLATVLTDGVKSTLRDPRVKVTYEPDYVPEVPPAIPDIPPEQLAAVVKDTVNVEVLEDNIAYLKIQHIIGEEVAQKIGSLLLEHVWSKVLPTSAMILDLRYAVTGEMSGIPYIVSYYTDAEPLIHIDSIYDRPSDSTSELWSMPTLLGTRYGTSKPLIILTSKNTIGVAEDVAYSLKNLKRATIVGEKTAGGSVKIDKIKVGDTDFYVSVPVAKSINPITGKSWEVKGVTPDVRVDAEDAMDAAIAIIKLRAEIPMIVKAAASLVAKNYAFESIGVDVAEKLEALLNSGEYSMVSSKKQLKEKLSADLAKLSGDNCLKITDNSPTMLPTDASPEMLIELIKVSFQTDVFENNIGYLRFDMFGEFNQIVVVAQIIVEQVWNKVVDTDALIIDLRNNAGGSINPIAGFCSYFFDADREIVLDKLYDRPSGTTKDLVTLQELTGRRYGSKKILLILTSSATAGAAEEFVYIMKNLGRAMIVGEPTSGSCQPPNPFQVGDSDIFLAIPTTHSDTAQGLAWEGTGIAPHIPVPADTALDTAKGILNKHFSGQK from the exons ATGACTCAAGTGTTAGTGGTTTTAGTGTCCCTGTTGGCCTTCAGCAATGTGCTTTATGCTTTTTCGCCTACACTTATTAGGGACATGGCTAAAGTTCTCATGGACAACTACTGCTCGCCAGAAAAGCTGGCTGGTATGGAAGAGGCGATCGATGCTGCCAGCAGCAACACAGAGATCCTTGCTATTGAAGATCCTACTGTGCTTGCAACCGTGCTGACCGATGGAGTTAAGAGCACTCTCCGAGACCCCAGAGTTAAGGTCACCTATGAGCCAGATTATGTCCCGGAGGTACCGCCGGCAATTCCTGACATCCCACCGGAGCAACTAGCTGCTGTGGTGAAGGACACCGTAAATGTAGAGGTCCTGGAGGACAACATTGCCTACCTGAAGATTCAGCACATTATCGGGGAGGAGGTGGCTCAGAAGATTGGATCACTTCTGCTGGAGCATGTCTGGAGTAAAGTTCTCCCGACCTCTGCAATGATCCTGGACCTTCGCTATGCGGTCACTGGGGAGATGTCAGGCATCCCTTACATTGTGTCCTATTACACGGATGCTGAGCCACTCATCCATATCGATTCCATCTATGATCGCCCCTCAGATAGTACCTCAGAGCTCTGGTCCATGCCCACCTTGCTAGGAACAAGATATGGAACCTCCAAGCCCTTGATCATTCTGACCAGCAAGAATACAATTGGTGTTGCAGAAGATGTCGCATACAGCCTTAAAAACCTCAAAAGGGCTACCATCGTAGGTGAGAAGACCGCTGGAGGATCGGTGAAGATTGACAAGATCAAGGTCGGTGATACTGACTTCTATGTCTCAGTTCCCGTAGCTAAATCCATCAACCCCATCACGGGCAAGAGCTGGGAAGTCAAAGGAGTAACACCGGACGTCAGAGTCGATGCAGAAGATGCTATGGATGCCGCCATAGCCATCATCAAGCTTCGTGCTGAGATCCCTATGATTGTCAAGGCTGCTGCTTCTCTGGTTGCTAAAAATTATGCCTTTGAAAGTATCGGGGTTGACGTCGCTGAAAAACTAGAGGCTCTCTTGAACAGCGGCGAGTATAGCATGGTCTCCTCAAAGAAACAACTTAAAGAAAAACTCTCAGCTGATCTTGCAAAATTGTCAGGGGACAATTGCCTGAAGATCACTGACAACTCTCCTACGATGCTTCCAACG GACGCTTCACCAGAGATGCTGATTGAGCTTATCAAAGTCTCATTTCAAACTGACGTGTTCGAGAACAACATTGGTTACCTCCGTTTTGACATGTTTGGGGAGTTCAACCAAATCGTTGTTGTGGCTCAGATCATTGTGGAGCAGGTTTGGAACAAAGTGGTGGACACAGATGCCCTGATCATTGACCTCAG gaACAACGCTGGTGGGTCTATAAACCCGATTGCCGGATTCTGCTCCTACTTCTTCGATGCGGACAGGGAGATTGTGCTGGACAAACTGTACGACAGACCCTCAGGCACCACGAAAGACCTCGTCACCCTTCAGGAGCTGACAG GGAGGAGATACGGCTCCAAGAAGATCCTGCTGATCCTGACAAGCAGCGCAACAGCCGGCGCGGCCGAGGAATTCGTTTACATCATGAAGAATCTCGGCCGCGCCATGATCGTGGGTGAGCCGACCAGCGGCTCCTGCCAGCCCCCGAACCCTTTCCAAGTCGGTGACAGTGACATCTTCCTGGCTATTCCTACCACCCACTCGGATACAGCCCAGGGTCTGGCCTGGGAGGGGACCGGAATCGCACCTCATATCCCGGTGCCTGCCGACACAGCTCTGGACACGGCCAAGGGAATCCTCAACAAGCACTTTTCAGGCCAGAAATAA